In a single window of the Oscarella lobularis chromosome 2, ooOscLobu1.1, whole genome shotgun sequence genome:
- the LOC136183390 gene encoding uncharacterized protein isoform X2, translated as MTHITSQKSVEVDLLSVDGVANVQVKAFTDSTEEWEKMVKTKLLKEASRSTASPVPANEDVGGGIPEIIRNAKPLSVSYPKKNMMTIEDGGIFAGFSVVVSANDRAGLEKIRDEPVQIVIIQVVRGVYIARYYKSANDDCGLNIRTEFIHNAEDVVDRAGSLKEDTPAYDPYCTKLCKVGDLLEGKKLKATLRFYDHPSDSAFIKQKWNPQIIEKAKSAMNDQSLVQYDPDEESTLCSFEKYVPFTTWLAVRDPSTNEIYPKFCFDWVSQYKLTEVGGQYIHSLVCPPENIPEEIKQLPLFERFPTNDGDPRLHIPAYVHKQDQLPDLPEGIVKNCQTKVADKYTAPSIFYNDRPVYGANYDEASLPLVDSDYDEEKESGCFVVVATEWEEED; from the exons ATGACGCACATTACGAgtcagaaaagcgtcgaagtcgatctcctatccgtcgacggcgtggcGAACGTTCAAGTAAAGGCTTTCACCGATTCGACGGAAGAATGGGAGAAAATGGTGAAGACGAAGCTCCTTAAAGAAGCATCTCGTTCGACAGCGTCTCCAGTCCCCGCGAACGAAGACGTTGGAGGCGGCATACCCGAAATCATACGAAACGCTAAACCCCTAAGCGTATCCTATCCAAAAAAGAATATGATGACAATCGAAGACGGGGGAATTTTCGCCGgtttctccgtcgtcgtttcggcgaaCGATCGAGCGGGactcgaaaaaattcgcgacgaaCCCGTCCAAATCGTCATAATTCAAGTGGTGAGAGGAGTCTACATTGCACGCTATTATAAATCAGCGAATGACGATTGCGGTCTCAATATTCGCACCGAATTCATCCACAATGCCGAggatgtcgtcgatcgcgccggATCTTTGAAAGAGGACACGCCTGCTTATGATCCATATTGCACTAAGTTGTGTAAAGTTGGAGATTTGCTCGAAGGAAAGAAACTCAAAGCGACACTTCGCTTCTACGATCATCCATCCGATTCAGCATTTATAAA GCAAAAATGGAACCCTCAAATTAttgaaaaggcgaaaagtGCGATGAATGATCAGAGTCTCGTGCAATATGATCCCGATGAAGAATCGACGCTTTGTTCGTTCGAGAAGTACGTTCCGTTTACCACGTGGCTAGCTGTGAGGGATCCGAGCACCAATGAAATCTATCCCAAGTTCTGCTTCGATTGGGTGTCTCAGTATAAGTTAACGGAAGTGGGCGGGCAGTATATTCATTCTCTCGTTTGTCCTCCGGAAAACATTCCGGAGGAAATCAAACAGCTCCCTCTATTTGAAAGATTTCCTACAAATGATGGAGATCCTAGATTGCACATTCCGGCGTATGTCCACAAGCAAGACCAGTTACCTGATCTTCCAGAGGGGATCGTGAAGAATTGTCAGACGAAAGTTGCCGATAAATACACGGCTCCGTCGATTTTTTACAATGATCGTCCTGTTTATGGTGCTAACTACGACGAGGCCAGTCTTCCTCTAGTTGATAGTGATTATgatgaagagaaggagagtggctgtttcgttgtcgtcgcgaCGGAATGGGAGGAAGAGGATTGA
- the LOC136183390 gene encoding uncharacterized protein isoform X1: MQLKSKVSRELFRGEGELICLARTSKSKLLLPRGVRGETHFPDADPPYPFSCNLSSHPPRNMTHITSQKSVEVDLLSVDGVANVQVKAFTDSTEEWEKMVKTKLLKEASRSTASPVPANEDVGGGIPEIIRNAKPLSVSYPKKNMMTIEDGGIFAGFSVVVSANDRAGLEKIRDEPVQIVIIQVVRGVYIARYYKSANDDCGLNIRTEFIHNAEDVVDRAGSLKEDTPAYDPYCTKLCKVGDLLEGKKLKATLRFYDHPSDSAFIKQKWNPQIIEKAKSAMNDQSLVQYDPDEESTLCSFEKYVPFTTWLAVRDPSTNEIYPKFCFDWVSQYKLTEVGGQYIHSLVCPPENIPEEIKQLPLFERFPTNDGDPRLHIPAYVHKQDQLPDLPEGIVKNCQTKVADKYTAPSIFYNDRPVYGANYDEASLPLVDSDYDEEKESGCFVVVATEWEEED; encoded by the exons ATGCA ATTGAAATCGAAAGTATCGAGGGAACTTTTTAGAGGTGAAGGTGAACTCATCTGCTTAGCGCGcacgtcgaagtcgaagctcctcctcccccgTGGGGTCCGGGGAGAGACACATTTTCCCGACGCAGATCCTCCCTATCCCTTCAGTTGCAACTTGTCCTCTCATCCACCGAGAAACATGACGCACATTACGAgtcagaaaagcgtcgaagtcgatctcctatccgtcgacggcgtggcGAACGTTCAAGTAAAGGCTTTCACCGATTCGACGGAAGAATGGGAGAAAATGGTGAAGACGAAGCTCCTTAAAGAAGCATCTCGTTCGACAGCGTCTCCAGTCCCCGCGAACGAAGACGTTGGAGGCGGCATACCCGAAATCATACGAAACGCTAAACCCCTAAGCGTATCCTATCCAAAAAAGAATATGATGACAATCGAAGACGGGGGAATTTTCGCCGgtttctccgtcgtcgtttcggcgaaCGATCGAGCGGGactcgaaaaaattcgcgacgaaCCCGTCCAAATCGTCATAATTCAAGTGGTGAGAGGAGTCTACATTGCACGCTATTATAAATCAGCGAATGACGATTGCGGTCTCAATATTCGCACCGAATTCATCCACAATGCCGAggatgtcgtcgatcgcgccggATCTTTGAAAGAGGACACGCCTGCTTATGATCCATATTGCACTAAGTTGTGTAAAGTTGGAGATTTGCTCGAAGGAAAGAAACTCAAAGCGACACTTCGCTTCTACGATCATCCATCCGATTCAGCATTTATAAA GCAAAAATGGAACCCTCAAATTAttgaaaaggcgaaaagtGCGATGAATGATCAGAGTCTCGTGCAATATGATCCCGATGAAGAATCGACGCTTTGTTCGTTCGAGAAGTACGTTCCGTTTACCACGTGGCTAGCTGTGAGGGATCCGAGCACCAATGAAATCTATCCCAAGTTCTGCTTCGATTGGGTGTCTCAGTATAAGTTAACGGAAGTGGGCGGGCAGTATATTCATTCTCTCGTTTGTCCTCCGGAAAACATTCCGGAGGAAATCAAACAGCTCCCTCTATTTGAAAGATTTCCTACAAATGATGGAGATCCTAGATTGCACATTCCGGCGTATGTCCACAAGCAAGACCAGTTACCTGATCTTCCAGAGGGGATCGTGAAGAATTGTCAGACGAAAGTTGCCGATAAATACACGGCTCCGTCGATTTTTTACAATGATCGTCCTGTTTATGGTGCTAACTACGACGAGGCCAGTCTTCCTCTAGTTGATAGTGATTATgatgaagagaaggagagtggctgtttcgttgtcgtcgcgaCGGAATGGGAGGAAGAGGATTGA